CGGACAGCAGCGGCAGGCCGCCGTCCTGCAGACCGGAGAGCGGGAGCAGTTCCGGGTCGGCCGGTGCGGCCTGCGCCTGGGCGCCGGTCAGGAGGAGGAAGCCACCGGCGAGGCCGGCGGTGCCCACGGCGCGGGTCAGCCACTTGTTCATGGAGGGTGCTCCTTTCGGGGCGGAAGGGCTCTCCCGCCGATGCGGCGCGACGAAAGGGTCGGTGGTCCGCAAAGAGCAACGAAACACGCGTAGTGTACGTTTCGCCCTAAACGGACCAGTTTGGCCGCCGTGCATATGATCGCGGAATGGCGAATGTGGATCTTTCGCCGAGCGGGCGGGGGCGGGCGCTCGCCCGGTGGTGGAACGGGCGGGGCACCGGCGCCGACCGGGCGCCGCACTACGTGGTGTGCGGGCGTGACCAGCTCGCGCTCCGCCTGATCAACGAGCTGCTGGCCGCGCGCCCGGACGTCCGGGTCACCGCGCTGGTGCCGGAGATCTCCGCGCTGCCCGAACTGCTCACCATGCGGCGGGTCCGTACGCTGATCGCCGGCCGGCTGGACGAGGCCGCGTTCGAGAACGTGGGCCTGTCCGACGCGGCCGCGCTCGCGCTGGTGCACCCGGACGACGTGACGAACATCCACGCCGCGCTCTGCGCCCGGGAGGCCGCCCCCGGCATCCGGCTGGTGCTGCGCGTCTTCAACGGCAAGCTGGCCGCGCGCGCCCGCGAGGTGCTCGACGACAGCGCCGTGCTCTCCGACGCCTCGATGGCCGCGCCCGCGTTCGTGGCGGCCGCGCTGGGCGAGCCGGACCCGACGCACTTCCGGCTCGCCGGCCGGACCATGTTCGTGGCGCGGCGCGGCGACGTGCCACCGGCCACCGTGGTGGCCGGGCTGGCGGCCACGTCCGCGGGTGGCGAGCGGGACGCGGCCGACGGTGCCGGGACGGACGCGGCGGCCGGTGGCGAGCGGGACGTGGCCGTCGGCGGCGAGCCGGAGATCCTGCCGGAGGACCAGAGCCGCGCGGAGATCGTGCTGGCCGAGGCGACCGGCAGGCCGGCCGGGACCGAGGTCGCGGCACGGCGGCTGCGGCGTCGCCGGCGGCGTCGCCGGCCGGTGGCGGTGCTGCTGCGGGCCGGGCGCGCGCTGGTCGACCGGAAGCTCGGCGTCGGCGTCCTCACCGTGCTGGGCATAATCCTGATCAGTGGCGGCCTGCAGGCCCGGGAGTACGCGCGGGCCGAGCCGATCGGCATCTGGCGCGCCGTCTACCAGACCGTGCTCACCACGGTCACCGGCGCGGAGCCGAACCATGCGGAGAACGGCGTCCTGCAGATCACCGACCTGGTGCTGACGCTGGCCGGGCTGGCGCTGATCCCGCTGATCACGGCCGCGGTGGTCGGCGCGGTGGTGAACGCGCGGCTGGCCCTGGCCGCCGGACGGCTGGCGATCCCGCACTCCGACCACGTGGTGGTGGTCGGGCTGGGCACCGTCGGCATGCGGGTGATGGCCCAGCTGCACGACCTGGGCGTGGACGTGGTCGCGGTGGACAAGGACCCGCACGCGCGCGGGATGTCGCTCGCGCAGCGGCTCGGCGTACCCGTGATCACCGGCGACGCGGCGCGCGAGGAGACGCTGCTGGCCGCGCAGACCGGCAGCGCACAGGCCCTGGTCGTGGTGTCCACCGACGACGTGACGAACCTGCAGGCCGCACTGAACGCGCGCGGCATCAAGCCGGACCTGCGCGTGGTGCTGCGGCTCTACGACGGCGACTTCGCGCGGCGGATCCAGCGCGCGTTCCAGATCGCGATCTCGCGCAGCGTCTCCTATCTGGCCGCGCCCGCGTTCGCCGAGGCCATGATGGACCGCGAGGTCAAGGCCACCATCCCGGTCGCCCGGCACGTGCTGCTGGTCGCGGAGGTGGCGGTCGCGCCGGGCGGCGCGCTGGTCGGCACGACGCTGGACGCGGCGGAACGTCCCGGCGGCGCGCGGGTGATCGGCCTGGCCACGACCGGCTCGGCCCGGGTCGACTGGGCGCCACCGCGCGACCACCGGGTCGCGGCCGGCGACCGTCTGGTCGTGGTCGCCCGCCGCCAGGGCCTGCGCGACCTGATCGCGGCCGCGAACCCGCCCGCGCCGCCCACGACGCCGGCGCCGTGATCAGGCGAGGAGCGCGTCCGGCTCGACGCCGAGCACGGCCTGCTCGTCCGGGCGGTGCACCAGCACGTCGTTGAGGAACGACTGGACGGCCGGGGCCAGGCCGACGTCCCGGCCCGCCTGCTCGGAGAGCCGGTAGCGGTGGTTGAGCACCTGAGAGAAGAGCTCGGTCGGCTCCAGCTTGCCGCGCAGGTGCGCCGGGACCGCGCGGACCACCGGCTCGAACACCTCGGTCAGCCAGCGGTGCGCGGCCTGCTGCTCGTCCGACAGGTCGCTCTCCGCCCGGTACGTGTCCAGGTCGTTGAGCAGCTGGCGGGCCTGGTTCTCCTCCGCGTCCAGGCCGGTCAGCCGGAACAGCCGGCGCACGTGGTAACCGGCGTCCACCACCTTCGGCCGGACCAGGAACGAGCTGCCGTTGTCCGAGACCGACATGGCCACCTCGGCCACGTCGAAGCCGAGCTCGTTGAGGCGGCGGATCCGGCCCTCCATGTGGTGCCGGGAGTCCTGCCGCACCTCCTGCTCATAGGTGATCTCGTGCCAGAGCCTCTCGTACCGCTTGATCACCTCGTCGGACATCTGCTCCGGGTCGATCGACTCGTGCAGCAGCCCGGCGGCCTGCAGGTCGAGCGCCTCGCCGAAGATGTTGGTCCGGGCGATGTCCAGGTCCTCGTCGCGCTGGCCGTTGGAGAGCTTCGGCCGCAGCGCACCGGTCTCCGCGTCCACCAGGTACGCCGCGAACGCGCCCGCGTCGCGCCGGAACAGCGTGTTCGACAGCGAGCAGTCGCCCCAGAAGAACCCGGTCAGGTGCATCCGGACCAGCAGCGCGGCCTGCGCGTCAAGCAACCGGATCATCGTGTTCTCGCGGAGCGTGTGCGAGAAGAGCGCCCGGTACGGCAGGGAGAACTGCAGGTGGCGGGTGACCAGCACGGTGTCCAGCGGCTCGCCGTCCGGTGACTGCCGGTCCGCGACCACGGCGACCGCCTCCACGGACGGGAAGCCGATCCGCTCCAGCGCGCGGAGCAGGTCGTACTCCTTCTCGGCCACCCGCTCGCCGGTCTCCTTGACCGCGTAGACGGTGCCGGCCAGCTTCACGAACCGGACGATGTGCCGCGAGATGCCCTGCGGCAGCGCGACCAGGTGGTCGGCGGGCCACTGCTCCAGCGGTGTCGACCAGGGAAGGTCGAGCAGCGCCGGGTCTACGAGGGCGGAGGTGATGCGCACGTACTAAGCATGCCGTTTTCCGCGGCGCGTCGCGGCTCATCGTGGCTCGTTACACAGTGACGAGATCTACTCAAATGTCCGGTCTATCCAATTGGGCGTCCGGCATGCGACAGGTATCAAACGTCCGGACAGCGACATAACGGAAGCGGGAGCGGAATGCGGCGAAGGTGGAGTCTGGTCGTCGGGGCGTGTGCGGCGGTCACGCTCGCCGGCGTCGGAGCGATCGGCTACCTCGGTGACGGCGACCCGGGCACGCCCGGCGTGGCGGTGTGGAACGCGGCGGGGGTGACCTCGGCCCGTACCCCCGGCGCCCCCATCGCATCGGCCACGCCGGACGCCACGACCGCGCCGCGGCCGGTGCCCACGACGGAGGCCGCGCCGCCCCCGAAGGCCGCGGAGCCGACACCGACCGGTGCGGCGCGGGAGGGCGAGACCGCGGACGCCGGCCAGCCGATCGGCACGGTCGAACGGGTGAACCGCACGCTCGGCTACGCCGGCGCGGCCCGGCGCACCACGCTCCGGTTCCCCGGCGCCGAGTACGTGAAGGTCCACTTCAGCCGCATCGCGCTGCTGCCCGGCGACTACCTCACGGTCTCCGACCCGCACGGCCGCGAATCGCACCGGTACGAGGGCGTCACCCGCGACGCGGTCACCGGGCTGACCCGGGCCGTGCTCGACCCGGGCGCGCCGGACCGGGACGGCGAGCGCTGGGCGATGTCCGTCTCCGGCGACACCGCCGTGGTCGAGCTGCACACCGGCGGCACGGACCCGCTCGGCCTGAAGAGCGCGCTCGCCGACCTCGGCGTCGGCATCGACCGGGTCGCCCGCGGATACACCCGGCCGGAACGCGTCGAGGCCGCGCGCGAGCCGGCACCCGGCCCGGCCGGGCCGGGGCGCGAGGAGAGCGTCTGCGGTGGCGACGAGAAGTCGGACGCGGTCTGCTACCGCGCGACCAACCCGATGGCCTACACCCGCTCGAAGGCGGTGGCCCGGCTGCTGATCAACGGCACCGAGCTGTGCACCGCGTGGCGGGTCGGCGCGCAGAACCGCCTGGTCACGAACAACCACTGCTTCTCCACCTCGAAGGACGCCTACAACACGGAGGTGTGGTTCAACTACCAGTGCGCGCGGTGCGGCGGGTACGACGTCTACCAGTCGACCAAGGTCTGGGGTGACAAGGTGCTCGCCACGGACCGGACGCTGGACTTCACGCTGTTCACGGTGGAGAGCTTCGCGTCCGTGCAGAAGTTCGGCTTCCTCACGCTGGACACCGCCCGGCCGGCCGCGGGCACGCAGCTCTACATCCCGCAGCACCCGGCCGGCGACCCGACCGCGATCGCGATGAGCTCGGGCGAGCGCGGCAGCAACTGCGCGGTCGACAACCCCGCCTACACCGGGTACGCGTCCGCCAGCGACGTCTCGTACTACTGCGACACCGAGGGCGGCTCGTCCGGCTCGCCGGTGCTGTCCCGCACCACCAACAAGGTGGTCGCGCTGCACCACTTCGGCGGCTGCCCGAACTCCGGCGTACGCGCCGATCTGTTGTACGAGCGGATCAAGTCGCTGGTCTGACCCGGTAGCGTGTCCGGCGTGCGACGACTTGGCTGGTGGTTCGACGTCCTGATGCTGGCGGCGTTCGTGGGGCTGACCGCGCTGCTCGCCGCCGGCCACCTGTACGGCCTGGACTCCGCGATCGCGAACTGGGCCGACGCGCACCGCCCGCCCGTCATGTACTGGATCGCGCTGATCGGCAACCAGCTCGGCCAGAGCGGCCACTTCGTGATCGCCTTCGGGGTGATCGCGCTGTGGCTGCTCTACCGCGACCGGGACGTCCGCCCGCTCATCCTGCTGGCGTTCACGTGGGTCCTGGCCGCTGTCGTGGTCGTCCCGCTCAAGGAGTTCGGCGGGCGGGACGCGCCCTCCTCGGAGCTGCCGAACAAGGTCGAGCTGTTCAACGAGGCGGCCGTCTACGACTGGTCGTACCCGTCCGGCCACATGGTCAACACGTTCGTCTGGTTCTTCACCATGGTGCTGCTGCTGACCTGGCTCTTCGGCGAGCGCGCCCGCCGGTTCGAGCCGGTGATCCGGATCGCCCCGCCGGTCATCGTCTTCGTCACCACGATCTACCTGAGCTTCCACTGGCTGACCGACTCGATCGCCGGCCTGCTCATCGGCGTGGTGCTGGGCCGGGTGATGGCCCGCATCCCGTGGCGGACGCTGCCGCTGCCGTCCTGGCTGCCGTTCACGGCCGCGCCGGTCGAGCCCGCGCCGCAGACCCTGTCGTTCTGGCGGCCGAGGTCAGCGGGCGCGGGAGGCGCGCAGCCGGCGCAGCCGGCCGACCAGGACCGGGTCGTGCGCTAGCGCCAGCGGATTGTCCAGCAGCCCGTTGAGCAACTGGTAGTAGCGCGTCGAGGACAGCCCGAACTCGTCGCGGATCGCCTGCTCCTTGGCGCCCGCGTGCCGCCACCACCGCTTCTCGAACTCGAGGATGCGCACCTCGCGCTCGACCAGGGCCGGCTCCTCCGGTGCGGCCCGCGGCGCCGGGAGCTCGGTCAGATCGGAATCGTCGTCCTCGATGTCCCCCACGCTCATGCTGCCCACCCTAACGAGCATCGCCCCAGCTCGCACCGTTTCGGACAGTGATCACCGCGGCAGGGCCCGGCGCCGCACCTGTGGCCATCCGATCCGGAAATTTCCGACTCCGCCGCCGCCTTCCCACCCGCCTCTGCTCTGCTCACCCGCGCTGCCGTCGGCCTGCTTTGCTCTGCTTACCTGCGCTGCCGCCGGCCCGCTTTGCTCTGCTTACCTGCGCTGCCGCCGGCCCGCTTCGCGCTACCCACCGCGCCGCCGCGCCACCGGTCCCGCTCTGCTGACGTGAGTCGCACGGCGTCGGCTTGGCCGAATTTGTCCGTGCGATGTGGTCGATATGTCCAGGTAAGCAGAGCAAACGCGGGTGGCGTGGAGAGGGTGACCGGCGGGCGCGCTCAGTGATCGATGGCGAGGCGGAGGCCGAGCGCGAGCAGCGCCGAGCCCATCAGCGTGTCCAGGCCGCGGCGGACCGCGCGGCGGTCGAGGAGGCGTTTCATGGCGCCGACCACCAGCGTGACCGTGGTGAACCAGCCGGCGGTGACGGCGAAGGAGACGGCGGCGAGGACCAGGGTGTCGCCGGGGGTGGGGTGCTCCGGCAGGAACTGCGGCAGCAGCGCCAGGAAGAAGACCGCGACCTTGGGGTTGAAGACGTTGGTGAGCAGGCCGGCGCGGAACGCGGACCAGTGGCGGCGTTCCCAGGCGAGCAGCGACAGCCACGGCAGGCGGCGTCGGCGGTGGCGCGGGACGTCGAACGCGGCGGCGAGCCGGGCCAGGTCGTCGCGGGTGTCGGGCGGCAGGTCGCGGCGGGCGGAGATCGCGGTCCAGAGCGTGCGGAGGCCGACCAGGACCAGGTAGGCGGCGCCGGTCAGCTTCATCGACAGGTATGCGACGGGGGACGCGGCGACCAGCGCGGCCACGCCGACGGCGGCGAGGAGCACCCAGCCGAGGATGCCGGTGGCGATGCCGACCGCGGTGGCGAAGCCGGCCCGGCGGCCGGAGGCGACGGCGTGGCGCAGGACGATCGCGAAGTCCGGGCCGGGGGACATCGTGCCGAGCGCCATCACTCCCGCGAAGGCGGCAAGGTGCGTAACGGTCAGATGCATGACCCGAGAGGTTAGACCCTCATAGACCGATTTATCGCTAAAAATCGCGACGAATTTCAGTATTCGGGAACGGCTATGTGCACGCTCACATCGCCGCACCGTACCGAAGAGAAATGGATTACTGGAAGACTCCGGCGCGAACAACGCCGGTGACCTGCAGGTCCTCGGAGAGCAGCACGAGGTCCGCGCGCAGGCCCGGCGTGATCGCGCCGAGCGTGCCGGAGAGGCCGACCGCGCGGGCCGGTGTCCACGATGCGGCCCGGGAAGCGTCCGCCACGGGAATTCCGGCGCCGACCGCCTGCCGGAGCGCGGCGTCCATGGTCAGCGTGCTGCCGGCAATCGACCCGTTCGCCGCGAGCCGCGCGACCCGGTCCGCCACCACCACGGAGAGGCCGCCCAGCTCGTAGGCGCCGTCCGGCATCCCGGCCGCCGCCATCGCGTCGGTGACCAGCGCGTATCCGCCACGCGCCGCACCGGCCACGAACGACAGCGTGCCGTCGTGCAGGTGCACGCCGTCCGCGACCACCTCGCAGATCACGCCGGGCGAGTCGAGCAGCGCGAGCACCGGGCCGGGTTCCCGGTGGTGCACCGGCCGCATGCCGTTGAACAGGTGCGTCGCGACCGTGGCACCGGCCGCGGCCGCGGCGCGGGTCACGTCGTACGGTGCGTCCGTGTGCCCGACCGCGGCCGCGACGCCGTGCGAGGCGAGCAGCGCGATCGCGTCGAGCGCGCCGGGCAGCTCGGGTGCGATCGTCATCATCCGGACCGCGCCGTCGCCGAGCGCGATCAGCGCGGCGAGCTCGTCGGTGTCCGGGTCGCGCAGGAAGTCCGGGTTCTGTGCGCCGCACCGCGCTCCGGACAGGTACGGCCCCTCGTAGTGCACGCCGCCCAGTACCCCCTCGCGGACCAGCGGCACGAACGCGGCGGTGGCGTCCCGCATCAGCGCGAACGGCGAACTGACCAGGCTCGCCAGCACCGTGGTGCTGCCGTGCCGCAGGTGGAACGCGGCCGCGGCGCGGGCGGCGTCCGGGTCACCGGTGGTGAACGTGTGCCCGCCGCCGCCGTGGTTGTGGATGTCCACGAAGCCGGGCAGCACCCAGGCGGCCCGCTCGGCACCGTCGGCACGACCCTCACCGACCGACGCGATCAGCGGTCCGTCGATCGTGACGTGGCCGTCCTCGACGACTCCGTCGGGCGTGACGATCCGGCCGGCGATCTGCATGGTCACTCGTTCTCCACTGACGAATCGGAAGCGGCCAGCGCGTCGAGGCCGAGCAGGGCCGCGCCGCGCAGCCCGGCGGTGTCGCCGAGGCTGGCCTTCACCAGCCGGGGCATGCGGTGGAACGTGACGCGCGCGGCCAGCGCCTCGCGGAGCGGGCCGAGCAGCGCCTCGCCGGCCTCGCCGAGCCCGCCGCCGATCACGAAGACCTCCGTGTCGAGCAGCGCCTGCGCGGTGAGCAGCCCGTCCGCGAGCGCGTCCACGGTCTCCCGCCAGATCTCCCCGGCGGCGTCCTCGCCCGCGACCGCGCGCGTCACCACCTCGGCGGCGGTGATCTCGGCACCGGTGAGCGCGGCGTAGCGCCGGCCCACGGACGCGGCGCTGGCGATCGTCTCCAGGCAGCCGCGCTGGCCGCAGGCGCAGGCCGGGCCGCCGGGCCGGACCACGATGTGGCCCAGTTCGCCGGCGGCGCCGTGTGCGCCGCTGTTGGTGTGGCCGCCGCGCACGTGCGCGGCCGCGATGCCGGTGCCGATGCCCACGAAGATCACGTCGTCCGAGCCGTGGCCGGCGCCGAGCCGGGCCTCGGCCAGGCCGGCCGCGCGCATGTCGTGACCGAGCGCGGCCGGGATGCCCAGCCGGGCGGCGACCAGATCCCGCAGCGGTACGTCCCGGAAGCCCAGGTTCGCCGCGAAGACCGCGACGCCGCGGCCCTCGTCCACCACGCCCGGGATCGCCACCCCGGCCGCGACCGGCACCTGCCCCAGCCCGCGTGCCCGGTCGGCGAGCCCCGCCGCGACGTCGCAGATCGCGGCCGCGACCGCCGCGGGCCCGCGGGACGCGAGCGTGTCGTGTCGTTCGGTGTGCAGCACCGGGCCGTCGACCGCGACGACGCCGCACTTCATCCCGGTGCCGCCGATGTCCATCGCGACGACGACCGGGCCGGGACCGTTCGCTGAGCTCACGTCAGGACGACCGAGCGGGTCAGGTTGCGCGGCGCGTCCGGGTCGAGACCGCGGGCGGCGGCGAGCGACACCGCGAAGCGCTGGGCCAGGATCAGGTCGGCCATCGGGTCGAGCGGCACCCGGCCGCCGTTCCAGCTGCCGAGCGCGGTGTGCCCGCAGTGGCCGCTGCTGTGCACGAACGTGGCGCCGGCCGCCGCGACCGACTCGTCCAGCCCGGCCGGGACCTCGCCGAACGCCCATACCACGCGGTGCGGCGCGGCGATCGCGATCGGGCCGTGCCGGTAGTCCATCGCCGGGTACGCCTCGGCCCAGAAGTTCGCGGCCTCGCGGCACTTGAGCGCGGCCTCCTGCGCCAGCCCGACGGTCCAGCCACGGCCGAGGAAGGTGATCTGCTCGGCCCGCGCCGGGTCGACCGGCAGCGGCGTGCGCACCGCGACCTCGGCGTCGGTGATCGCGTCGGCCAGGTCCTCGCCGAGGTGCGCGCGGAGCAGCGCGAGCGCGCTGGTGGCGAACCGGGTCTGCACGACCGAGCGCTCGTCCGCGAACGGCATCGCGACCATGTCCGTGGCGAGCCGCGCGGCGGGCGTGCCGGCGTCACCCACGATCACCGTGGTGGGGGTGCCGGTCAGCGCGGCGAGCAGGTCGACGACCTCGGTGGTGGTACCGGACCGGGTGATCGCGACCACCCGGTCGTACCGTCGGGAGATCGGGAACTCGGAGGACTGGAACGCGTCCGTCTCGCCCAGGCCGGCCTGTTCCCGCAGCGTCGCGTAGGCCATGGCCATGAACCATGAGGTGCCGCAGCCGGTCACGGCCACCCGCTCGCCGGGCCGGCCGAGCACGTCGGCGTGCTCCGGGGCGAGGGCGGCGGCGGTGCGCCAGCAGTCGGGCTGACTGGCGAGTTCTTCGTCGACGAAGGCCATTCCAACACCCCTCCATGGAACCGGGACGGGCACGGGCCGTGCTGCGCAGAACGGCTCGTTTCATCGCTGTTTCGCGCGCCATTGTGCTCAGATTCCGGGGTTGGCGGCAAGCATGAACAACTTCGCGCAGCACGGCGGTTTGCTTAGCGGTCCTTTCGAGCATTACTGTGCACCAAATCACTCAGCGTGTGCACGGTTGCGCGGGAGGAGGCCGGCGGTGGATCGGTATGTGCGCTGGAACGCGCTGCTGGAACTCCTCACGGACAGCGGCCGGGTCAGCGTGGAGGACGCCGCGGCGCACCTCAACGTGTCGCAGGCGACCATCCGGCGCGACTTCGACCAGCTCGCCCAGCAGCAGATGATCATCCGTACCCGGGGCGGTGCGGTGGCCAACGGCGTCTCCTACGACCTCCCGCTGCGCTACAAGACCGCGAAGCACTCGGCGGAGAAACAGCGCATCGGTGCCGCGGCCGCCGCGCTGGTCGCGCCCGGCCAGGTCGTCGGCCTCAACGGCGGCACCACCACGACCGAGGTCGCCCGGGCGCTGGCCGTCCGCCCCGACCTGAACACGAACGCCGAGGGCACCCAGCTCACCGTGGTGACGAACGCGCTCAACATCGCGAACGAGTTGCTGGTCCGCTCGCAGATGAAGATCGTCGTGGCCGGCGGCGTGGTCCGCCCGCAGTCGTTCGAACTGGTCGGCCCGCTCGGCGGCGCGCTGCTGCGCGAGGTCACGCTGGACCTCGTCCTGCTCGGCGTGAACGCGATCGACGTGAAGCTCGGCGCCGCCGCCCACCACGAGGGCGAGGCCGCGATGAACTCCCTGATGGTCGGCCGCGCCAAACGCGTCGTGATCATCGCCGACTCGTCCAAGCTCGGCGGCCACGCCTTCGCCCGCATCTGCCCGATCGACCGCGTCGAGACGCTGGTCACCGACTCCGGCGCGACCCCGTCCGTGATCGACGAGTTCGAGACCGCCGGCG
This genomic window from Catenuloplanes niger contains:
- a CDS encoding NAD-binding protein, with the translated sequence MANVDLSPSGRGRALARWWNGRGTGADRAPHYVVCGRDQLALRLINELLAARPDVRVTALVPEISALPELLTMRRVRTLIAGRLDEAAFENVGLSDAAALALVHPDDVTNIHAALCAREAAPGIRLVLRVFNGKLAARAREVLDDSAVLSDASMAAPAFVAAALGEPDPTHFRLAGRTMFVARRGDVPPATVVAGLAATSAGGERDAADGAGTDAAAGGERDVAVGGEPEILPEDQSRAEIVLAEATGRPAGTEVAARRLRRRRRRRRPVAVLLRAGRALVDRKLGVGVLTVLGIILISGGLQAREYARAEPIGIWRAVYQTVLTTVTGAEPNHAENGVLQITDLVLTLAGLALIPLITAAVVGAVVNARLALAAGRLAIPHSDHVVVVGLGTVGMRVMAQLHDLGVDVVAVDKDPHARGMSLAQRLGVPVITGDAAREETLLAAQTGSAQALVVVSTDDVTNLQAALNARGIKPDLRVVLRLYDGDFARRIQRAFQIAISRSVSYLAAPAFAEAMMDREVKATIPVARHVLLVAEVAVAPGGALVGTTLDAAERPGGARVIGLATTGSARVDWAPPRDHRVAAGDRLVVVARRQGLRDLIAAANPPAPPTTPAP
- a CDS encoding DUF4032 domain-containing protein, yielding MRITSALVDPALLDLPWSTPLEQWPADHLVALPQGISRHIVRFVKLAGTVYAVKETGERVAEKEYDLLRALERIGFPSVEAVAVVADRQSPDGEPLDTVLVTRHLQFSLPYRALFSHTLRENTMIRLLDAQAALLVRMHLTGFFWGDCSLSNTLFRRDAGAFAAYLVDAETGALRPKLSNGQRDEDLDIARTNIFGEALDLQAAGLLHESIDPEQMSDEVIKRYERLWHEITYEQEVRQDSRHHMEGRIRRLNELGFDVAEVAMSVSDNGSSFLVRPKVVDAGYHVRRLFRLTGLDAEENQARQLLNDLDTYRAESDLSDEQQAAHRWLTEVFEPVVRAVPAHLRGKLEPTELFSQVLNHRYRLSEQAGRDVGLAPAVQSFLNDVLVHRPDEQAVLGVEPDALLA
- a CDS encoding trypsin-like serine peptidase, which encodes MRRRWSLVVGACAAVTLAGVGAIGYLGDGDPGTPGVAVWNAAGVTSARTPGAPIASATPDATTAPRPVPTTEAAPPPKAAEPTPTGAAREGETADAGQPIGTVERVNRTLGYAGAARRTTLRFPGAEYVKVHFSRIALLPGDYLTVSDPHGRESHRYEGVTRDAVTGLTRAVLDPGAPDRDGERWAMSVSGDTAVVELHTGGTDPLGLKSALADLGVGIDRVARGYTRPERVEAAREPAPGPAGPGREESVCGGDEKSDAVCYRATNPMAYTRSKAVARLLINGTELCTAWRVGAQNRLVTNNHCFSTSKDAYNTEVWFNYQCARCGGYDVYQSTKVWGDKVLATDRTLDFTLFTVESFASVQKFGFLTLDTARPAAGTQLYIPQHPAGDPTAIAMSSGERGSNCAVDNPAYTGYASASDVSYYCDTEGGSSGSPVLSRTTNKVVALHHFGGCPNSGVRADLLYERIKSLV
- a CDS encoding phosphatase PAP2 family protein, with the protein product MRRLGWWFDVLMLAAFVGLTALLAAGHLYGLDSAIANWADAHRPPVMYWIALIGNQLGQSGHFVIAFGVIALWLLYRDRDVRPLILLAFTWVLAAVVVVPLKEFGGRDAPSSELPNKVELFNEAAVYDWSYPSGHMVNTFVWFFTMVLLLTWLFGERARRFEPVIRIAPPVIVFVTTIYLSFHWLTDSIAGLLIGVVLGRVMARIPWRTLPLPSWLPFTAAPVEPAPQTLSFWRPRSAGAGGAQPAQPADQDRVVR
- a CDS encoding DUF3263 domain-containing protein, which gives rise to MLVRVGSMSVGDIEDDDSDLTELPAPRAAPEEPALVEREVRILEFEKRWWRHAGAKEQAIRDEFGLSSTRYYQLLNGLLDNPLALAHDPVLVGRLRRLRASRAR
- a CDS encoding LysE family translocator yields the protein MHLTVTHLAAFAGVMALGTMSPGPDFAIVLRHAVASGRRAGFATAVGIATGILGWVLLAAVGVAALVAASPVAYLSMKLTGAAYLVLVGLRTLWTAISARRDLPPDTRDDLARLAAAFDVPRHRRRRLPWLSLLAWERRHWSAFRAGLLTNVFNPKVAVFFLALLPQFLPEHPTPGDTLVLAAVSFAVTAGWFTTVTLVVGAMKRLLDRRAVRRGLDTLMGSALLALGLRLAIDH
- the nagA gene encoding N-acetylglucosamine-6-phosphate deacetylase, whose translation is MTMQIAGRIVTPDGVVEDGHVTIDGPLIASVGEGRADGAERAAWVLPGFVDIHNHGGGGHTFTTGDPDAARAAAAFHLRHGSTTVLASLVSSPFALMRDATAAFVPLVREGVLGGVHYEGPYLSGARCGAQNPDFLRDPDTDELAALIALGDGAVRMMTIAPELPGALDAIALLASHGVAAAVGHTDAPYDVTRAAAAAGATVATHLFNGMRPVHHREPGPVLALLDSPGVICEVVADGVHLHDGTLSFVAGAARGGYALVTDAMAAAGMPDGAYELGGLSVVVADRVARLAANGSIAGSTLTMDAALRQAVGAGIPVADASRAASWTPARAVGLSGTLGAITPGLRADLVLLSEDLQVTGVVRAGVFQ
- a CDS encoding ROK family protein, which produces MDIGGTGMKCGVVAVDGPVLHTERHDTLASRGPAAVAAAICDVAAGLADRARGLGQVPVAAGVAIPGVVDEGRGVAVFAANLGFRDVPLRDLVAARLGIPAALGHDMRAAGLAEARLGAGHGSDDVIFVGIGTGIAAAHVRGGHTNSGAHGAAGELGHIVVRPGGPACACGQRGCLETIASAASVGRRYAALTGAEITAAEVVTRAVAGEDAAGEIWRETVDALADGLLTAQALLDTEVFVIGGGLGEAGEALLGPLREALAARVTFHRMPRLVKASLGDTAGLRGAALLGLDALAASDSSVENE
- a CDS encoding SIS domain-containing protein; the protein is MAFVDEELASQPDCWRTAAALAPEHADVLGRPGERVAVTGCGTSWFMAMAYATLREQAGLGETDAFQSSEFPISRRYDRVVAITRSGTTTEVVDLLAALTGTPTTVIVGDAGTPAARLATDMVAMPFADERSVVQTRFATSALALLRAHLGEDLADAITDAEVAVRTPLPVDPARAEQITFLGRGWTVGLAQEAALKCREAANFWAEAYPAMDYRHGPIAIAAPHRVVWAFGEVPAGLDESVAAAGATFVHSSGHCGHTALGSWNGGRVPLDPMADLILAQRFAVSLAAARGLDPDAPRNLTRSVVLT
- a CDS encoding DeoR/GlpR family DNA-binding transcription regulator, with protein sequence MDRYVRWNALLELLTDSGRVSVEDAAAHLNVSQATIRRDFDQLAQQQMIIRTRGGAVANGVSYDLPLRYKTAKHSAEKQRIGAAAAALVAPGQVVGLNGGTTTTEVARALAVRPDLNTNAEGTQLTVVTNALNIANELLVRSQMKIVVAGGVVRPQSFELVGPLGGALLREVTLDLVLLGVNAIDVKLGAAAHHEGEAAMNSLMVGRAKRVVIIADSSKLGGHAFARICPIDRVETLVTDSGATPSVIDEFETAGVRVITA